The Palaemon carinicauda isolate YSFRI2023 chromosome 20, ASM3689809v2, whole genome shotgun sequence DNA segment GTGAAATGTGGGAGATCCAATTAAGGCAATCTAACATTAGTCTTATGTGTGGGCGGAGGATTTCCAGAAGAACCACTTCCTGATATCGCTGTGATGGCATTGCTCAACTTATACCATTATACCAATGTTCACCAATTACTACTTCATATTCTGCTTGCTCTTCCACCTCTTTCATTCGCTCTTCTTCAGTGGTAAAggctaatatcttttcattcaaTTATGGCATGGCGTTGGGCCGGGTTAAGCAACAGTGTGGAAAATTTCAGAAGGATGAAGCCTACCTGAACCACTATCAGAAAATCCTGAAGGATCATTAGGGTAGGGGGTTCATTGAAAGGGTAGATAAAAACAATGCAGTTGAAAATTGTCATTATCTAGCACATCATAGTGTACAGAAAGATAGTGCCACCACTCCAATCAGAATAGTTTTTGACTGTTCCTggagacaaggtaaaaatggattgagcCTTAACGACTGTCTGTGGACTGGACCACATATTACGACAGATTTGCTCAAAGTCTTATTGCAGTTCAGAACTAACAACTACGCATGTATTAGTGATATAGAAAAAGCGTTTCTTATGGTGCAATTGACGGAAGAAGACCGCAAATACACACGGTTTTTATGGTTGCAAGACCCAACGGATCCAAATAGCGAATTAATCATATATAGGTTTAGGGTGGTATTGTTTGGTGCTACATGTTCTCCATTTCTGTTGAATGCCACTATTAAATCACATCTGGCAGCTGTAAGAAAAGATAAGAATTGTACTGAAATGGTGGATATGATGAGAAGGGGATTATACGTGGACAACCTTCAATTTACCTCCAACAGTGAAGAtgaattgataaatttattttttggcGCAAAAAAAATATTTGCACAGGCGCACTTGTATTTAAGGGAATGGACTAGTAATAGTGATCTTTTAAATACTGTTGCGGGTGCTTATTGCATAAAATCAGAAGAGAAACAAACCTATAAAGTCTTAGGCCTAAATTGGAACATCTCTAATGATGAACTAACAATAACACCTAATCATCTTAAGACCGGTCAAACAAAACGTGAAATTCTAAGTGCAATTGCCCAAATTTATGATCCTTTAGGAATGCTTATCCCTATTAAGATACGAGCTAGAATATTCTTACAGGATTTGTGAAAACAGCAGTTGAAATGGGATGATCTACTTTCAATTCTTTTATTAGAACAGTGGAATGAATTGTCCAAAGACTTAGAGAAAAGTCTCAGTATTTCCTTCTCCAGAGGCACTAATCTGGAGAAAACGGATTATCTCCGCATTTTCTGTGATGCTAGCATAACAgcttatggttgtgtggcctatcgagcaattggtaaaacttcgtctctgattagggcaaagggtagagtagcacccattaaagagttgactgtacctaaattagaattaatggctttgttgttaggtgcaagattgtgtgaatttatagttgaaacttttgaaggaaataaatttgagaaaataataatttggttgTGATAGTAAAGTTGCCCTGGGATGGTTAGTGACAAAGAATAATTTGCCAGTATTTGTGAAAAATAGAGTATTGGAAATTAATTCTATAATTACGAGGATCGTCTTTTCTTACATCTCATCTTCAGAAAACCCTAGCGACTGGATTACTAGAGGAGAAAGGACAGAAGAAGTAAGAaataactccttttggtgggagggacctcccTGGTTAAAATCAGAAAACCACACCTATCCTATTGACAGGACATGGGTGAAAGAAGCACAAGCACAGGATGAAGTTATTCAAGTCCATCTTGTAGGGAACAGTGAAAAAACCCATCTGCTAAACTGGGAAAGATTTAGTTGAGTGGACAAATTTTGTAAAACTATAGCTTGGATTAGGCGATTTATTCACAATTGCAAATCAACTGGCTGTAGAAAAATTGGAAGTTTAACGCTGGAAGAACttcaacaagctaaaaataaaatgattatcctctTAGAAAAGGAATACTTTCCGGAGGAATATAAAGCTTTGGAGAAGGGGGGTAAAGTTTCAAAATTTACCTTATTAGTACAATTGAATCTCTTCTTGGAAGAAGGAATTATAAGATGCAGAGGAAGACTGGAACATGTCGCACAGGCGGCGGAATTAAAATTCCCAATCTTACTGTCAAAAGTGGTTTTCTCACGAAATTGATAGTAAGGGAGCATCACTGTTTACAAGCTCACATGGGAGTAAATGCAACCGTGGCAAGTGTGAGACAGGAATATTGGGTCCCACAGCTTCGCCAATTATCCAAAAGTGTAATTCATCATCGTATATTCTGTAAAAAAACACAAGGGAGACCCTTCCGTGTAAATATTGCTCCACCATTGCCAGAATTTCGGGTGCAGCGAAAACAACCATTTAGCATTACGGGGGTAGATTATACAGGAGCGTTGTTAACTAAGGAGAAACAGCAAAATCCTGAAAAGGCCTATATTGTGTTGTTTACTTGTCCAGTTACTAGAGGAATCCATATCGAATTAGTAAAAGATCTGCCCTGCAATTCGTTTCTTAGGGTGTTCCAAAAGTTTTGTGGCCGTCGGGGATTTCCTTCTTTAATGCTAAGTGACAATGCTACTACCTTTCTATCGActtcagtttatttgaaaaacatggcAGAAACTTCCTTAGTGCAAGAACACCTGAATGCTATGGAATGTAAATGGAAGTTCATACCAgaaagagcaccttggtttggagctatatgggaaagattgattggtcttctgaaaacatgtctaaataaagcaataggtcaggcctttctcagctttagtgaactttcctgtgttgtgaCTGAACTTGAAGCAATTATTAATGACACACCCTTAAGTTATACTTCGGGAGATCTAGACCAGTTGGATATTCTTAcgcccaatcatttgattttaggaagtagattgagatctttccctagggaagtcatagattggaaagatgaaactaaggaccctctgtatggcaaaaataaggatgttggaaagcgatttttgtacatcacaaaaaaatgtgatgacctgtggaaaaggtgggagagagaatatttaatttCTCTCAGAGAAACTCATCGGGTAGGAATCAGACACGAATCTTGGCCCAAAATgggagatgttgtgttgatacacgATGAAGGACCGAGAAGTCGTTGGAAGCTCGGTAAAAATGTCAAATTACACGTGGGACCGGATGATGTCTCGCACGTGGTTACTTTAAAAACCCCACAAGGTCAAGTAATGAGACCTGTTGTCAAGCTATATCCTTTGGAattatggcaagagactgatgttgtcATATCTGAGAAAACTGATAACAAAAGCACCCGACCGAGCAGGAAAACAGCACAGGCGGCTACTGAGGCCAGAAGAGCCCTCATTCGAGCGGGAcaattataactgtaaatattgtttctgtttgctgggagtgtatcgtgacttacgatgaaatcacgatagtgtatttataaagaccagtgaacagtcatttatcttttattttgtaaggaaaatattatgaacattatgcaatgtgagatgcatagaaaattataattgttgtattgaattatttgtaataatataagcaaaaaaatgcaaaacaaataataaggggcactcgcggaaaaatggctaacattctaatatacggcatttcagaaaaaaaaaaaattcagccacgtgctaggcaaaccatcaaggcacattttctgacaaataaacatctaaatgaatcattactgtgatagttccttagtacgtagtaattttgaaagaaatgggaaaaaaacgaaaaaatggcaatcacaggaaaatcgaacacatacctatatatacgccatatctggctaaaaaaaaaagataggcatgggtagccagatcatctagaatcactttccaacactataaaattataagttttgcgacactacttgccaattccttacggtaacatgactaagcaaaaaaatgcaaaacaaataaaaaggggcactcgcggaaaaatggccattctaatatacggcatttcagaaagaaaaaaatttcagccacgtgctaggcaaaccatcaaggcacattttccgacaaataaacatataaatgaatcattactctgtgatagttccttagtacgtagtaattttgaaagaaatgggaaaaaacgaaaaaaatggcaatcacaggaaaatcgaacacatacctatatatacaccatatctggctaaaaaaaagataggcatgggtaggcagatcatctagaaacactttccaacactataaaaatttaagttttgcgacacttcttgccaattccttacggtaacatgactaagtaaaaaaatgaaaaacaaataaaaaggggcactcgcggaaaaatgcccaacgttctaatatacggcatctcagataaaaaaaaaaagacatgcacgtgttagcccaaccctcaaggcatactttctaacacataaacatgaaaaaaaaaaatcaataatatacggcaattccttactacgtagtaaatttttacaaatattgaaaaaatacagaaATTGGCAAAtgaagttaaatacccaatataccaataactacgtcgtatctgacaaaaacaaagtcacgcatgggtagccagatcatatagacacactttccaacactaaaaaagcaaaagttttacgacactatttggcaatatcttacggaaaaatgacttggcaaaaaaatgaaaaaaaaaatgaaaaagaggcactcgcggtaaaatgcccaacattctaatatatggcatctcagatcataaaaagacatgcacgtgttagcccaaccatcaaggcacactttctaacacataaacatgaaaaaaaaaaatcaataatatacggcaattccttactacgtagtatattttcacaaatattgaaaaaaaaacagaaattggcaaccgcagttaaatacccaatataccaataactacgtcgtatctgacaaaaacaaagtcacgcatgggtagccagatcatctagacacactttccaacactaaaaaagcaaaagttttacgacactatttggcaatatcttacggaaaaatgacttggcaaaaaaatgaaaaaaaattaaaaaggggcactcgcggtaaaatggtcctcgtggtgatgaacgacattttaactgaaagaaaaatcatgcacatggtagccaaacaatccaccaagactttccacaactgataacctatacaagttgcaccattctacgacaatttcataatacgtaataactttgataattatgcaaattaccttagaagggtaaactcggtcgcgctcgaccccgacgcgtctcagaaatcggggaaggagtacagctacagcaatgcacatctggacactactagagcgtgtaggcgagacacctactgcaggtcgatcacccacaaattcagtcacgggggtgagtcacgtgagaaaaaacctctcttttttttgacgctcggggtcgcggacgacccaccgtaccgttccagggtatatatatatatatatatatatatatatatatatatatatatatatatatatatatatatatatatatacatatatatatatatatatatatatgtctatatatatatgtgtatatatatatatatatatatatatatatatatatatatatatatatatatatatatatatatatatatatatatatatatatatatatatatatatatatatatatatatgtctatatatatatgtgtgtatatatatatatatatatatatatatatatatatatatatatatatatatatatatatatatatatatatatttatatatatatatatataatatatatatatatatatatatatatatatatatatatatatgtctatatatatatatatatatatatatatatatatatatatatatatatatatataccatctcctaGCTTATTTTGGCAAAGTGactgttgaaagtttggttaactaatcttcaTTGGTGAGAGCGAAGATCATTCCCAAACCATATCCAATTACCTCTCATCCTGATGTCATTCACATATGGTGCTCGAGTAAttccaaatattttcatttataatcatgTCCTGCCACTTATCTCCCGATATtcatctaagggctttgttctcaaatctataaaatctgttggatattgttatcttaccatatcatgactcatgtccatatattaaCCCATCTCACttaactggtatatagtctgatttttataagtaatgcaAGGTGACTTGACTTCCAGATTTTCTTAACCTATCTAATGTctgctttccttttttttcagcctttcattaaactttaatggtaaagaccctttattaaatatcatcgttcctaaatatttaaataattttacctcAATAATCTTTTCCCCTttaaatgatattttatctttcattatatattccgctctcatcatctctgtttttcttctatttattttgagcacaACCTAACGAAATATTTCCTGTCTTCTTGTAAGGATCCATAGCAAATCCTATGGTGCTTTGCTAAATAGGACGACATCATTAACATATTTTTTTGGTGAGCTAAttccctattaccaatctagtctaaTCTTTCTGTTCCAAGCAATACAATATCCATTTGAAGGATTAATAACATAGGTGATACCATATTCAATTTTTGTACGCCACTGTTGTCATGGAATATATTTGAAAGAACTCTACCAACATCAACTTTGCATTAGGTTTCATTGTGAACAgattcaatcaaatttacatatataagaggaacttCTCTATCGTGCACAtatgctattaaaaaaaaagttattttcaataCTCAAAATGTTTCTTCATCACatgtttttaaaatgaaatatatggtcattacaactcctaccttttctaaatcgttCTTTTTCACATCTCAGCTTTCCATCAGTCTCTCTAGTCACTTTAggataaccatactatatatttttatgactatTGACGTAACTGAGATGCCcctgtaataattgcaatcagtcagatttttttttctcgggGTGGGGGGAGGATTTTCTCTAATACTCCTGCCTCATATTCGTCAGATTTTGTCTCTTCACGCTTCAGTCTACAAAATAACctgataaatatcattattattctttgtttcatgatagcttctacttcaaacagaCTGAATTAATTCATTGGTAAATCCATTTTTTTGTTAACTTTAGGTATATGAATTAAATGattcccttcatgtctcctatttatgacctcactaaattgttccatgtAATGTTGCCACTCTTCATCTTTCATTGCTTTAACATATTCATCTTACTTTTGGTGGATATATGCTTCATCTTATCTGCTCATGTAGAGGTGACATTAATGATTATATCAACTATTCTCACAacgtagccactccctgaattcataactttgtcagccgcgtctgatttcctgtctaaatattctccaaAGTAATGTCTGGCTTTTTTTTTACTACCTGAATATCGATACTAAGATACTTAGCATTTTCTACCTTGCAGTTTTCATTACGTCCtctaaaattttcaacaatcagtTTTTGTCTTCGTGTACTTTTTATAGTGTCCcaagcatcatttgatatccaatGGCTTTCACCTTTTAACCTCATGTCCCAAAtattcacagacacacagacacacacaatcacacactcacacatacacacaaacacgcacacacacacacacacagatatatatatatatatatatatatatatatatatatataatatatatatatatatatatatatgtatgtatatatatatatatatatatatatatatatatatatatatatatataaatatatatatatatatatatatatatatatatatatatgtgtgtgtatatatatattacatatatatatatatatatatatatatatatatatatatatatatatatatatatatatatatatatatatatatatatatatatatatgtgtgtgtgtgtgtgaatatatatgcatatatatatatatatatatatatatatatatatatatatatatatatatgtatatatatatatatatgtatatatatatatatatatatatatatatatatatatatatatatacatacacacacacctatatatatatatatatatatatatatatatatatatatatatatatcatatatatatatgtatatatatatatatatacatatatatatatatgtatatatatatatatatatatatatatatatatatatatatatacagtatgtgtgtgtgaatatatatgcatatatatatatatatatatatatatatatatataaatatatatatatatatatatatatatatatatatatatgtatatatatatatatatatatatatgtatatatacatacatacacacacacacacatatatatatatatatatatatatatatatatatatacatatagagtatatataaatatatatatatatatatatatatatatatatatatatatatataaatatatatatatatatatatatatatatatatatatatatatatatttatacgtatacggtatatagaaatgaatatatatatatatatatataatatatatatatatatatttatataatgtgtacatgaaaatctatctatctatctatctatctatctatctatatatatatatatatatatatatatatatatatatttgtatatatatatatatatatatatatatatatatatatatatatatatatatatatatatatatataggcctatatatgcatatacatacaatatatatatatatatatatatatatatatatatatatatatatatatatatatatatacatatatatatgtatgtatatatgtatatacatatatatatatatatatatatatatatatatatatatacatatgaaattttcGATGCTATAGTCTCAGAAGTTCCATCACGGCAAATAGCCCAACtaggaaaagagaaaaggaaaatgaaatatttcaagaagagtaacaacattaacaaaaatatctactatatatactatagaattttaaataatacaaaaaaaagagaaagagatataagatagaataatgtacttgAGTACACccataagcaagaaaactctaactaaagacagtgcgagaccatggtacagaagctatagaactatccaagactagagaacaatagtttgattaagGGTTGTCCTCCTCTAAAATCTTCTCACCATTGATAAAGGGTTTTCTACCcctattaagaggaaagtagccactgaatagttaCTCTCAATTGTTTGGtcatctgtgttgtcaggtgtataaggacagaggagaatatataaagagtaGTTCAGATAATTCAAtgaatgaaccgtaatcagagagaaatatccaatgtagtactgtctggtcagtctaaAAACCCaaaactctatgtatatatatatatatatatatatatatatatatatatatatatatatatatatatatgtatatatatgtgtatatttatatatatatatatatatgtatatatttacacacacatatatatatatatatatatatatatatatatatgtgtgtgtgtgtgtatgtgtgtacatatatacatatatatatatatatatatatatatatatatatatatatatatatatatatatatatatatatatatatatatgtatatatatatatatgtacacacacacacacacacatatatatatatatatatatatatatatatatatatatatatatatatatatatatatatatatatatatatatatatatatatatatacatatataaatgagtgAATAAAAGGtctattttgaaaatatcttaCTTTTATGTTACTCTTCAATCTCAAATAATGCTTTACATGAAATATAATTGGAGTTTAACCGAATGGCTGAGGTGCTTCGAGCTAGACATGAGAGTGTTATTTACCCTTAATACCATCTATGTGTATAATAATGGAAACGGACGCGTGCCATATCTCGGAATTATTATATTGATTTATAAATATCTAGGAACCCATAAGAAGGCCTCAGCAATGACTTCATACACAgagttattattttgatatattttttttcatattatttatagaATAATCTTTTCAAGTGAATAAAATTATCTGCAATAATCTCCAAACATTCTTCACATAACAGATGAGATTATGCAGATTATCATATGAATATTGTTTACTCTCACAATTACAAACAAATCAAAGTCAACTGGTTATTGAATCTAGCATATGTCAATAATTTTGAGATTGATATGTTCATGCAAATCAAAAAAAttcaagtcaaataaaaaaaaaaacacatacatatctTTACAATCGGGTAATAACCGCCGCACAATGTAACAAATAAACATATCTGTTAAGATCCAATCACCCACTAGAATCCTTCAACACATATGATATATTTTGCGATCTCGTCACACTCACCTGTTGCGAGCAAAAGAGAAGTAGCTGTCAGACTCTTGAAGTAAAACTGGAAGAAATTGTTGTTCTCGATGTCAGGAAGGAAATGAGATGAGAGAAGGCCAATTTTCTCCCTTGCACACAAGAATAAGAATAAGGGGGAGAAATGGAGCTGCTAGAATAACTTTCTGCTACGCGTAATTGAAGTACGGTATGgtggtgatttctctctctctctctctctctctctctctctctctctctctctctctctctctctctctctctctctctctagatcacaAGAGTTTTCGAAAGGTTTCTGATGAATACCTTTGCACTTTTATGAACGGTAATAATATTTGCTAATTAAGAAGTATCTAGATTTCGATATTGATCCACATCTTTCTGAAATTCTACGAAATTGATCCTTGTTTCTTCGTTctagttttttctattatttgatgaaaaaatattttggttaattCTATTGAATTTTCATGGATCAAATGTTTATCCTACGAGGACGGCTTAAATTGTTAAATAATGGATGTAGTTCCTGAAGATAAACAAAATCTGAATGCTAATTTCGGCGGAGGTGTGTTCCTCATAAGTGTTTTATGGATGAGTATACAGAGAAAAGAAACTCTTATACAAACTGGGTCCCTTCCATAACAAAAGGGGTTAATGAGAAAAAAGTATGTTCGCTAGGTAACTTATTCACCATTTTACTGATGATTTATATATGATCCACTATAGGACTAAGTTGTGCACATGAGGATTTCCAAGAATGTTTTAAAACATGCTCGTGTATTTGATTGAAGATAAGTTATTTTGCATGTTTAGTTTGTACGGATATTTATGAACATAGATTATTGTGGTTGCAAATCTGCAAAGTCAGCCAAAGTTAAATATTCTTAAACTGTCTTAATTTCCTATTTCATGTCATTATATTCTTCTCTCCACCGTATCATATGATGAATACCCTTTAAATACTTTCAAGTATAAGtacacaagattagaaaacttattCATGATAATGCTTTTTACTCATGAATAAGTCGCTTGAAAAAGTTAAGTAAAGACGATCAGTAAAATTAGTATAGAGCTATAACCTATATACAAATAAACTATCAATAGCAGTACTTTATGAATCGATAACTCATTTTGGATATGCTCCTCGAAGACAAGGGGATAACTCCTAATGCAAATGACTCCAGAGAGATTTCGTGTACGAAATTAAAAAGTTCTTTCCCAGTATTACCATCTTTTGGAAATAATGGGCAGTTCAAGTAACCAGAGATTGTACGATATGAATTTAGATTTTTATCTTATGTCAAAATGGAATATTttgtattgagaaaaaaaaaagttcactatCCATCAACACCATATTGCATTTTGGAGAAAAGACGTATCTCTGAACTGATCTGGTTACGTAGATAAGATCTTTCGAAGTAGgcctaaaaaaaatttgataatatttctatttttatacttATCTTCATTTTCAATAGGCCTaccaacttttttttcttatta contains these protein-coding regions:
- the LOC137659796 gene encoding uncharacterized protein, with the translated sequence MQRKTGTCRTGGGIKIPNLTVKSGFLTKLIVREHHCLQAHMGVNATVASVRQEYWVPQLRQLSKSVIHHRIFCKKTQGRPFRVNIAPPLPEFRVQRKQPFSITGVDYTGALLTKEKQQNPEKAYIVLFTCPVTRGIHIELVKDLPCNSFLRVFQKFCGRRGFPSLMLSDNATTFLSTSVYLKNMAETSLVQEHLNAMECKWKFIPERAPWFGAIWERLIGLLKTCLNKAIGQAFLSFSELSCVVTELEAIINDTPLSYTSGDLDQWEREYLISLRETHRVGIRHESWPKMGDVVLIHDEGPRSRWKLGKNVKLHVGPDDVSHVVTLKTPQGQVMRPVVKLYPLELWQETDVVISEKTDNKSTRPSRKTAQAATEARRALIRAGQL